The following coding sequences lie in one Struthio camelus isolate bStrCam1 chromosome 32, bStrCam1.hap1, whole genome shotgun sequence genomic window:
- the CD2BP2 gene encoding CD2 antigen cytoplasmic tail-binding protein 2 isoform X1, protein MAKRKVTFEDPEDEEEPGPPRKREAGAVGGPGSRFPGKHSLDSDEEDEAEGSSKYDVLAPHDVEGQEAATLEAEGGVPVTPFNLQEEMAEGHFDSEGNYFPRREKLLRDSWLDNIDWVKIAERPARPRPAGDDEDEEPPPPPPQPELLQGALELLRPGETVAGALRRLGGRRRRRRPGRGGPAAEPPGDDGDGDGGRLERLVEVADGLVARGLLGVYQETRERLARRLRALGGAPGTPPAPGDAPPAAPGDAPPAAAAPLDIFAPNVDPERLEAPAEGGPALDPVLWEYKWESGSGAPLYGPFSSAQMQEWAAQGYFRPGVYCRKVQSPAGAFYRSERIDFQLYV, encoded by the exons atggccAAGCGCAAGGTGACGTTCGAGGAccccgaggacgaggaggagccggggcccccccgcaagagg GAggcgggggccgtggggggccccGGGAGCCGGTTCCCGGGGAAGCACTCGCTGGACAGCGACGAGGAGGACGAGGCCGAAGGCAGCAGCAAGTACGACGTGCTGGCGCCCCACGACGTGGAGG GGCAGGAGGCGGCGACGCTGGAGGCCGAGGGCGGGGTGCCCGTCACCCCCTTCAACCTGCAGGAGGAGATGGCCGAGGGGCACTTCGACTCCGAGGGCAACTACTTCCCGCGGCGCGAGAAGCTGCTCCGGGACAGCTGGCTGGACAACATCGACTGG gtgAAGATCGCCGAGCGCCCGGCGCGTCCCCGGCCGGCGGGTGACGACGAGGacgaggagccgccgccgccgccgccgcagccggagctgctgcagggcGCGCTGGAGCTGCTGCGCCCGGGCGAGACGGTGGCCGGGGCCCTGCGGCGCctggggggccggcggcggcggcggcggccgggccggggggggccggcggcggagccccccggggacgacggggacggggacggcgggcGGCTGGAGCGGCTGGTGGAGGTGGCCGACGGGCTGGTGGCCCGCGGGCTCCTGGGCGTCTACCAGGAGACGCGGGAGCGGCTGGCCCGGCGGCTGCGCGCCCTggggggggccccggggacccccccggcccccggcgacgccccccccgccgcccccggcgacgccccccccgccgccgccgcccccctcgaCATCTTCGCCCCCAACGTCGACCCCGAGCGGCTGGAGGCTCCGGCCGAGG GGGGGCCGGCGCTGGACCCGGTGCTCTGGGAGTACAAGTGGGAGAGCGGCAGCGGCGCCCCCCTCTACGGCCCCTTCAGCAGCGCCCAGATGCAG GAGTGGGCGGCCCAGGGCTATTTCCGCCCGGGCGTTTATTGCCGCAAGGTGCAGTCGCCGGCCGGCGCCTTCTACCGCTCCGAGCGCATCGACTTCCAGCTGTACGTCTGA
- the CD2BP2 gene encoding CD2 antigen cytoplasmic tail-binding protein 2 isoform X2 yields the protein MAKRKVTFEDPEDEEEPGPPRKREAGAVGGPGSRFPGKHSLDSDEEDEAEGSSKYDVLAPHDVEGQEAATLEAEGGVPVTPFNLQEEMAEGHFDSEGNYFPRREKLLRDSWLDNIDWVKIAERPARPRPAGDDEDEEPPPPPPQPELLQGALELLRPGETVAGALRRLGGRRRRRRPGRGGPAAEPPGDDGDGDGGRLERLVEVADGLVARGLLGVYQETRERLARRLRALGGAPGTPPAPGDAPPAAPGDAPPAAAAPLDIFAPNVDPERLEAPAEGGPALDPVLWEYKWESGSGAPLYGPFSSAQMQVQSPAGAFYRSERIDFQLYV from the exons atggccAAGCGCAAGGTGACGTTCGAGGAccccgaggacgaggaggagccggggcccccccgcaagagg GAggcgggggccgtggggggccccGGGAGCCGGTTCCCGGGGAAGCACTCGCTGGACAGCGACGAGGAGGACGAGGCCGAAGGCAGCAGCAAGTACGACGTGCTGGCGCCCCACGACGTGGAGG GGCAGGAGGCGGCGACGCTGGAGGCCGAGGGCGGGGTGCCCGTCACCCCCTTCAACCTGCAGGAGGAGATGGCCGAGGGGCACTTCGACTCCGAGGGCAACTACTTCCCGCGGCGCGAGAAGCTGCTCCGGGACAGCTGGCTGGACAACATCGACTGG gtgAAGATCGCCGAGCGCCCGGCGCGTCCCCGGCCGGCGGGTGACGACGAGGacgaggagccgccgccgccgccgccgcagccggagctgctgcagggcGCGCTGGAGCTGCTGCGCCCGGGCGAGACGGTGGCCGGGGCCCTGCGGCGCctggggggccggcggcggcggcggcggccgggccggggggggccggcggcggagccccccggggacgacggggacggggacggcgggcGGCTGGAGCGGCTGGTGGAGGTGGCCGACGGGCTGGTGGCCCGCGGGCTCCTGGGCGTCTACCAGGAGACGCGGGAGCGGCTGGCCCGGCGGCTGCGCGCCCTggggggggccccggggacccccccggcccccggcgacgccccccccgccgcccccggcgacgccccccccgccgccgccgcccccctcgaCATCTTCGCCCCCAACGTCGACCCCGAGCGGCTGGAGGCTCCGGCCGAGG GGGGGCCGGCGCTGGACCCGGTGCTCTGGGAGTACAAGTGGGAGAGCGGCAGCGGCGCCCCCCTCTACGGCCCCTTCAGCAGCGCCCAGATGCAG GTGCAGTCGCCGGCCGGCGCCTTCTACCGCTCCGAGCGCATCGACTTCCAGCTGTACGTCTGA